From a region of the Nitrospira sp. genome:
- the ftsE gene encoding cell division ATP-binding protein FtsE — MDAIIQLIHVSKWHDRKSALSDVTLEIEKGEFVLLMGSSGAGKSTLLRMLFGEEQPDEGQIFVHGRNVTKLRPTEIPYLRRKVGAVFQDFRLLPKKSVFDNVALPLLAQGVSEKDIRRKVTEALRAVDVDHNKDQLPNSLSTGEQQRVCIARAIVNGPVVLLADEPTGNLDPEHTREIMELFKLINARGTTVIVATHDPHVLHHVNRRVITLVQGVLLSERRIGQGVGL; from the coding sequence ATGGATGCCATCATTCAACTCATCCACGTGTCCAAATGGCATGATCGAAAATCCGCTCTGTCCGATGTCACGCTCGAGATTGAAAAGGGGGAGTTTGTCCTTCTCATGGGATCGAGCGGGGCGGGGAAGTCTACGCTGCTGCGCATGCTGTTCGGTGAGGAGCAGCCGGACGAAGGACAGATTTTTGTTCACGGGAGGAATGTGACGAAGCTCAGACCAACCGAGATTCCTTATCTTCGACGGAAGGTCGGTGCGGTCTTTCAAGACTTTCGTCTCTTGCCGAAGAAATCCGTCTTCGACAATGTGGCGCTTCCCTTGCTCGCTCAAGGCGTGTCCGAGAAAGATATTCGTCGTAAAGTCACGGAGGCGTTGCGTGCCGTCGATGTCGATCACAACAAAGATCAGTTGCCGAACAGTCTCTCCACGGGAGAACAGCAGCGTGTGTGCATCGCACGGGCGATCGTCAACGGGCCGGTGGTGCTCCTGGCCGACGAACCAACGGGGAATCTTGATCCGGAACACACAAGAGAGATCATGGAGTTGTTCAAATTGATCAATGCTCGAGGGACGACCGTGATCGTCGCGACGCACGATCCTCATGTCCTGCATCACGTGAATCGTCGGGTGATTACCTTGGTGCAAGGGGTATTGCTGTCGGAGCGGCGGATCGGGCAGGGAGTCGGCCTATGA
- a CDS encoding permease-like cell division protein FtsX, with translation MRRLYYLVREAWANMRTNRTTTIVAVLTTAFTLACVGIFLLLYMNLRQAAGALQEDVKLMVYLEDRLRGERVQELERKLKADRMVAQVFFISKEQALGEFRAQFPGESHLLEGLGENPLPASFVVTLAPSFRSPDAMRGWVERVQTMAGVAKVDYNQEWLSLLAELIGYIELAAIGVGILLSAAAVTIIGNTIRLALLARREEIEILRSIGATRTFIRIPYFLEGAVLGACGSALSLGILKVAFELFRQQIQLTGRFSGIEGMISFFPLSVCLALVMAGMGLGFAGSVVSLLRVGEGRA, from the coding sequence ATGAGACGACTCTATTATCTCGTTCGCGAAGCGTGGGCGAACATGCGCACTAATCGGACGACTACGATCGTTGCCGTTCTGACCACGGCGTTTACCTTGGCTTGTGTGGGTATATTTTTGTTGCTCTATATGAATTTGCGGCAGGCCGCAGGAGCGCTCCAGGAAGACGTCAAGCTCATGGTCTATTTGGAGGATCGACTTCGGGGCGAAAGAGTGCAGGAACTGGAGCGAAAACTCAAGGCTGATCGCATGGTTGCCCAGGTGTTCTTCATTTCGAAAGAACAGGCCTTGGGAGAATTTCGAGCTCAATTCCCCGGTGAGTCCCACTTACTCGAAGGGCTTGGCGAGAATCCGCTCCCGGCTTCGTTTGTGGTGACGCTGGCGCCGAGCTTTCGGTCTCCTGACGCCATGAGAGGCTGGGTTGAACGAGTGCAAACAATGGCAGGTGTCGCCAAGGTCGACTATAATCAAGAATGGCTCAGTTTGTTGGCGGAGCTGATCGGATATATCGAACTGGCTGCGATCGGCGTCGGGATCCTCCTCTCCGCAGCCGCAGTGACGATCATCGGGAATACGATCAGGCTTGCCCTGTTGGCTAGACGGGAGGAGATCGAAATTCTTCGTTCGATTGGGGCTACGCGCACGTTCATCCGGATTCCATATTTCCTCGAAGGAGCTGTGCTCGGAGCGTGCGGCAGCGCACTGTCGTTAGGAATTCTTAAGGTGGCGTTTGAACTGTTCCGGCAGCAGATCCAATTGACAGGCCGTTTCAGTGGGATTGAGGGCATGATCTCGTTTTTCCCCCTCTCGGTATGTCTGGCGCTCGTCATGGCGGGGATGGGGCTTGGTTTTGCAGGGAGCGTGGTGTCGCTTCTTCGTGTTGGGGAGGGGCGGGCATGA